In the genome of Paenibacillus pabuli, one region contains:
- a CDS encoding SDR family NAD(P)-dependent oxidoreductase, with protein MPERTFAGKKVVITGAAGVFGQWIAQAYAAEGASLYLSDIREDALRKTVDKLKQEGVDVHWHVTNLVNEPSINELVRTVEQQWKAPDIVINNAGIYPYRTLMNMTLQHWNETMDLNLAAPFLLTQHFAKQMITSEVEGSFINISSGAASTAGVGMGNYSVSKVGIEMLTKTFALELSPYRIRVNAVVPGYAPGSEVSVMTKEHTEHMIQITPLGRTSGPNDAPQAILYLTSDQASFITGSILTVDGGRTAGRLK; from the coding sequence ATGCCGGAACGAACATTTGCAGGGAAAAAGGTAGTCATTACCGGAGCGGCAGGTGTTTTTGGCCAATGGATTGCGCAAGCATATGCCGCCGAAGGCGCGAGTCTTTATTTGTCCGATATCCGGGAGGATGCCTTAAGAAAAACAGTAGATAAGCTGAAGCAGGAAGGAGTGGATGTACACTGGCATGTAACAAATCTTGTGAATGAACCCTCCATTAATGAATTGGTTCGAACAGTGGAGCAGCAATGGAAAGCACCGGATATCGTCATCAATAATGCGGGAATATATCCATACCGCACACTCATGAACATGACGCTTCAGCATTGGAATGAGACGATGGATTTAAATCTGGCAGCACCTTTCTTGCTTACTCAGCATTTTGCCAAACAGATGATTACGAGCGAAGTAGAAGGTTCCTTCATTAATATAAGTTCTGGAGCAGCTTCCACTGCAGGTGTCGGCATGGGGAATTATTCGGTTTCGAAAGTAGGGATCGAGATGCTGACCAAAACCTTTGCCCTGGAATTGTCGCCCTATCGCATTCGGGTAAATGCGGTTGTGCCGGGTTATGCACCCGGCAGCGAGGTTAGTGTGATGACGAAGGAGCATACGGAACATATGATCCAAATTACACCGCTAGGCCGGACATCAGGTCCGAATGACGCTCCCCAAGCGATATTGTACCTGACCTCTGACCAGGCTTCATTTATTACAGGTAGCATACTAACAGTAGATGGCGGACGCACAGCAGGCCGACTCAAGTAA
- a CDS encoding LysR family transcriptional regulator has product MNRKVFAMEMRMIKTFQTIVKLGSFQQAAEALQYSQPAITLHMQKLEADLGMKLLDRGKKIKLTEAGKIFYARADQLLKEYEYLTNTITDIQQGQAGFVRIGVSEPTASHRLPAILSSFVKQNPKIKLSIRIGDSKLLNELLIDEQIDFAVCPSPETSMETEFQPLLFEPMALLLYDSHPFAQDDEIHLADLKGQQFLFTPPNCPIRIRIEQLLAEKIDSDYQGIEISNIRSHKYYVQAKLGITIAPIATICPAIPGTVIQKIADLKVGPIAGILRKRNIPLGSASEKLILEIRAALLQSNLYVPEFELPSQLAMP; this is encoded by the coding sequence ATGAATAGAAAGGTGTTTGCCATGGAAATGCGAATGATCAAGACCTTTCAAACGATTGTAAAACTCGGGAGCTTTCAACAGGCAGCAGAAGCTTTGCAATATTCACAACCCGCCATTACGCTGCATATGCAGAAGCTTGAGGCCGATCTGGGTATGAAATTACTGGATAGAGGCAAAAAGATTAAATTGACGGAAGCGGGGAAAATATTTTACGCCAGAGCCGATCAGCTTCTGAAGGAATACGAGTATTTGACCAATACGATTACTGACATTCAACAGGGACAAGCGGGGTTTGTACGAATTGGAGTATCCGAGCCAACAGCCAGTCATCGGCTTCCTGCTATTCTGTCTTCTTTTGTAAAACAGAACCCGAAGATTAAGCTCAGCATCCGCATTGGGGACAGCAAGCTGCTTAACGAACTGCTCATTGATGAGCAGATTGACTTTGCCGTCTGCCCTTCTCCTGAAACAAGTATGGAGACCGAGTTTCAACCGCTGCTTTTTGAACCGATGGCATTGCTGTTGTATGATTCACATCCATTTGCTCAGGATGATGAAATCCATCTGGCAGATCTGAAAGGACAACAATTTCTATTCACACCCCCCAATTGCCCGATTCGCATCCGTATAGAGCAGCTGCTCGCCGAGAAGATCGACAGCGACTATCAGGGAATCGAAATAAGCAACATCCGGTCTCACAAGTATTATGTACAAGCCAAGTTAGGCATAACCATTGCTCCGATTGCAACCATCTGCCCAGCCATTCCCGGTACCGTTATCCAAAAAATTGCCGATCTCAAGGTTGGGCCCATTGCAGGCATTTTGCGTAAGCGAAATATACCGCTTGGCTCCGCGAGCGAAAAGCTGATACTTGAGATTCGAGCTGCGCTTTTGCAGAGCAATTTATATGTTCCCGAATTTGAACTCCCTTCCCAGCTGGCTATGCCGTAA
- a CDS encoding TetR/AcrR family transcriptional regulator, with amino-acid sequence MSEKSNARELIVSTAARLFFSQGYHATGLNQIIKESSTPKGSLYHYFPHGKEELAHECIQKANENILQKFEEVFAAHDNTGDAIQQFIHDLAVETEAAGFTGFLPFSFWAAVETSCISQQLRIACQDVFAGWQQVITKHLILDGIGEKKAQEMGLLVISLMEGALIISLTNQDKQPLLTAADYLSVVAKNAKEKQ; translated from the coding sequence TTGAGTGAAAAGTCTAATGCTAGAGAGCTAATCGTCAGCACAGCAGCCAGACTGTTTTTTTCACAAGGATATCATGCGACCGGTCTAAATCAGATTATTAAGGAGAGCAGTACGCCGAAAGGCTCGTTATATCATTATTTCCCACATGGCAAGGAAGAGCTCGCTCACGAGTGCATTCAAAAAGCCAATGAAAACATCCTGCAGAAGTTTGAAGAAGTGTTTGCTGCACATGATAATACGGGGGATGCCATTCAGCAATTTATTCATGACTTGGCGGTTGAAACGGAAGCGGCAGGATTTACGGGTTTTCTTCCATTTAGTTTCTGGGCAGCTGTGGAGACCTCGTGCATCAGTCAACAATTGCGAATTGCCTGTCAGGATGTGTTTGCAGGATGGCAGCAAGTCATTACGAAACATCTGATTTTGGATGGTATAGGTGAAAAGAAAGCACAAGAGATGGGACTTCTCGTCATTTCCTTAATGGAGGGCGCATTGATTATCAGCCTGACCAACCAGGACAAACAGCCTTTGCTGACGGCTGCTGATTATTTGTCCGTTGTGGCGAAGAATGCAAAAGAGAAGCAATAA
- a CDS encoding DHA2 family efflux MFS transporter permease subunit: MKAGSVKDQQETKQYKVFPILFAMLLSGFIGLFGETALNVALTPLMGLLEVGPTTIQWLTTGYLLVLGILVPVSGMLLQWFSTRQLFTTSLIFSIAGTLVAAIAPSFEVLLVARVLQAVGTALLLPLMFNTILVIFPIEKRGAAMGLIGLVIMFAPASGPSISGLILANLSWHWIFWISLPFFIISLVCGLLFLPNISNLTKPKIDVLSIVLSTLGFGGIVYGFSSAGGHGDSGGGWTSPIVVATLVIGVLSLLLFSIRQLRMKQPMMDLRAFKYPMFTVGLILIFLCMMMMLSSMLILPMYLQQGMAVTALTAGLVLLPGSLLNGFLSPVMGRLFDKFGPKWLVIIGLAIVTVVLFMYTGITPTTTLTKIITLHVFMMIGISMIMMPAQTNGLNQLPPAFYPHGTAIMNTLQQVSGAIGTAVAVSILSAGQTRFLSGVTNPESPENQLAGFTSGVQNAFIFAMVLAIIGLIISLFVKRVKVGAQQGQQGPMH; encoded by the coding sequence ATGAAGGCTGGTTCTGTAAAGGATCAACAAGAAACAAAACAATATAAAGTATTTCCGATTTTATTCGCTATGCTGCTCAGCGGCTTTATTGGTCTGTTTGGTGAAACGGCACTAAATGTGGCATTGACACCGCTTATGGGATTGCTCGAAGTGGGACCAACTACCATTCAATGGTTAACGACAGGTTATCTGCTCGTTTTGGGTATTTTGGTGCCGGTTTCCGGTATGCTGTTACAATGGTTTTCAACGAGACAGTTGTTCACAACTTCTCTGATTTTTTCGATTGCAGGAACGCTAGTTGCTGCTATTGCACCGAGTTTTGAAGTTCTGTTGGTGGCACGGGTATTGCAAGCTGTAGGTACAGCTCTGTTACTGCCACTAATGTTCAACACCATATTGGTAATCTTCCCGATTGAAAAACGTGGCGCTGCCATGGGATTGATTGGTTTGGTTATCATGTTTGCACCAGCAAGTGGTCCGAGTATCTCGGGTCTGATTCTGGCCAATCTGAGCTGGCACTGGATCTTCTGGATCTCCTTGCCGTTCTTCATTATTTCATTGGTATGCGGCTTGCTGTTTTTACCGAATATTTCGAATTTGACCAAGCCCAAAATTGATGTTCTTTCCATTGTGCTTTCCACACTTGGTTTTGGTGGTATCGTGTACGGATTCAGTAGTGCAGGAGGACATGGGGATAGTGGTGGTGGCTGGACCAGTCCAATCGTTGTAGCCACACTGGTAATTGGAGTATTATCTTTGCTGCTGTTCAGCATCCGTCAATTGAGAATGAAACAGCCGATGATGGATCTGCGGGCATTCAAATATCCAATGTTTACAGTCGGCTTGATTCTGATCTTCCTTTGTATGATGATGATGTTGTCATCCATGCTGATCCTGCCGATGTACCTGCAACAAGGTATGGCGGTTACGGCACTGACTGCCGGTCTGGTACTGCTTCCGGGCAGCTTGCTGAATGGATTCTTGTCCCCGGTTATGGGTCGTCTGTTTGACAAGTTCGGTCCAAAATGGCTTGTGATTATTGGTCTTGCGATTGTGACAGTTGTACTCTTCATGTACACAGGAATTACTCCAACAACAACTCTGACCAAAATTATTACGCTGCATGTATTCATGATGATTGGGATTTCGATGATTATGATGCCTGCACAAACCAACGGCTTGAATCAATTGCCACCTGCTTTCTACCCGCACGGAACGGCGATTATGAATACATTGCAGCAGGTATCAGGAGCTATTGGTACAGCTGTTGCGGTAAGTATACTGAGCGCAGGTCAGACCCGCTTCTTGAGCGGTGTAACGAACCCTGAAAGTCCAGAGAATCAATTGGCAGGTTTCACGTCCGGTGTACAAAATGCTTTTATTTTCGCAATGGTTCTTGCGATCATTGGACTGATCATTTCACTTTTCGTGAAAAGAGTTAAGGTCGGAGCTCAGCAGGGTCAACAAGGTCCTATGCATTAA
- a CDS encoding alpha/beta fold hydrolase — MMKKFRRRLFKTFIFGAVALLLLLITGFIYQQVSTRQDQKTFIPPGKLYSIHGDNMHLYTGGQGDVTVVLASGWGTADPYVDYYPLYEKLAPYTKFAVYDRFGYGYSDMTDKKRDVDTVADELHELLEVSGQKPPYVLVGHSLGSLETLRFAQKYPDEVQGIVMVDGGSPEYYANDTDDMSSVIGGFMNQFRIKTGLFRLTLQSDAVLEASNANRNGLKFVPDNLKKIDTTALLLNYGNANTVDELREMTANAEVVVDNKKPFPFPLTILTADYFGASEPIWDKTQAEFTSWSEHSKHETVKDTEHYIHQYHPDLVADEILELVKK; from the coding sequence ATGATGAAAAAATTTCGCAGAAGATTATTTAAGACGTTTATATTCGGGGCAGTGGCTTTACTTCTCCTTCTGATTACGGGCTTTATCTATCAACAAGTGAGTACCCGTCAGGATCAGAAAACATTTATTCCACCTGGCAAGCTCTACAGTATACATGGAGACAATATGCATTTATATACGGGTGGTCAAGGAGATGTAACTGTTGTCCTTGCATCCGGATGGGGCACAGCTGATCCTTATGTGGATTATTATCCGCTCTATGAAAAGCTGGCACCTTATACAAAATTTGCGGTTTACGATCGCTTTGGCTATGGTTATAGCGATATGACCGATAAGAAACGCGATGTCGATACCGTGGCAGATGAATTGCATGAGTTATTAGAGGTATCTGGGCAAAAGCCACCATACGTCTTGGTAGGTCATTCCCTCGGTTCGCTGGAAACACTCCGGTTTGCGCAAAAGTATCCGGATGAAGTACAAGGTATTGTCATGGTGGATGGAGGAAGTCCGGAATATTACGCCAATGACACTGACGATATGTCAAGTGTGATTGGTGGCTTCATGAACCAATTCCGGATCAAAACCGGTTTGTTTCGGTTGACCTTACAGTCTGACGCTGTTTTGGAAGCCTCCAATGCCAATCGCAACGGTCTGAAGTTCGTACCAGATAATCTGAAGAAAATAGATACAACGGCTCTACTGCTTAACTATGGGAATGCCAACACCGTGGATGAATTACGTGAAATGACAGCCAATGCCGAGGTTGTCGTCGACAACAAAAAGCCCTTCCCGTTTCCGCTTACCATACTGACAGCAGATTACTTTGGAGCCAGTGAGCCTATATGGGATAAAACCCAAGCTGAATTTACGTCCTGGTCGGAACACTCCAAACATGAGACCGTTAAAGATACCGAGCACTATATTCATCAATATCATCCGGATCTTGTTGCCGATGAAATATTGGAACTGGTTAAGAAGTAG